A window of Methylomonas sp. 11b genomic DNA:
GCAAAGCACTACAAGCCTATTTTTGCCATATAAATAACTTTTATAATAAAAATATTGCAAAAGTGTTTTTTTTCGCTTACTCTGCGCTCGGCTTTAAACAGCCGCATTTTTTTATTTGCAACGAAAGGCAGACCATCATGAGCGAAACCACGGCAACTCTTTACGAACAACTAGGCGGCGAAGCGGCCGTTAATGCAGCCGTCGATATTTTTTATCGCAAAGTCTTGAGCGATCACCGCATCAACCGCTTTTTCGATAACACCGATATGGACAAGCAAGCAGCCAAACAAAAGTCATTTTTAACCATGGCCTTCGGCGGTCCTAATAACTATTCCGGCGCCGATATGCGTCAGGCCCATGCGCATCTGGTAAAAAAACTGGGTTTGGACGATTCGCATTTTGACGCGGTGGTCGAGGATCTGGCGGCTACCTTACAAGAGCTGAACGTGCCGCAAGAGCTGATCAATCAAGTCGCGGCTATTGCCGAAAGCACGCGTAACGACGTGTTGGACCGCTAGGCGCTGGAGTAGGGGATGAGCTTGTATAAACTCAGCGTGAACGACCGCGACATTATTTGCGAGTCAGGCGAAACCGTGCTGGACGCGTGTCTGCGCGAAAACATCGACATCCCCTATGGTTGTCGGCAGGGCGCCTGTCAGAGCTGTATGGTGCGCAGCTTGCAGGGCCCGCCACCGCTGGCGGCGCAAG
This region includes:
- a CDS encoding group I truncated hemoglobin, coding for MSETTATLYEQLGGEAAVNAAVDIFYRKVLSDHRINRFFDNTDMDKQAAKQKSFLTMAFGGPNNYSGADMRQAHAHLVKKLGLDDSHFDAVVEDLAATLQELNVPQELINQVAAIAESTRNDVLDR